In Monodelphis domestica isolate mMonDom1 chromosome 3, mMonDom1.pri, whole genome shotgun sequence, the following proteins share a genomic window:
- the LOC130457923 gene encoding mucin-16-like has translation MGQRGSSKFNSIEDVLQPLINNLFRKSSFGPHYFGCRLTLLRSMKNRIATAVDVECAYQEDSSAPVLDREKIYWELSEQTHGKTRLGPYILHKESLYVDGYTHQIPTTTTNTWRPSLEAFTLNFTITNLLYTEDMGQKDSIKFKSTEKILQNMLGPLFENSSLGSSYSRCKLTFLR, from the exons atgggtcaaaggggctCCAGCAAATTCAACTCCATTGAGGATGTCCTgcaacctctg ATCAACAACTTGTTTAGAAAAAGCAGTTTTGGCCCTCACTATTTTGGATGCAGGCTGACTTTGTTAAG GTCTATGAAGAATAGGATAGCAACAGCAGTGGATGTCGAATGTGCTTATCAGGAAGATTCCTCCGCCCCTGTCCTGGACCGAGAGAAGATTTACTGGGAGCTGAGTGAACAGACCCATGGAAAAACAAGGCTGGGACCCTACATTCTACATAAGGAAAGCCTTTATGTGGATG GGTATACCCATCAGATACCAACCACCACCACAAACA CCTGGAGACCCAGTCTAGAGGCTTTCACCCTGAACTTCACCATCACCAACCTGCTGTACACAGAAGACATGGGGCAGAAGGATTCCATCAAATTCAAGTCCACTGAAAAGATTCTTCAGAATATG ctTGGCCCTTTGTTTGAGAACAGCAGCCTTGGTTCCAGTTATTCCAGGTGCAAACTGACTTTCCTAAGGTGA